Proteins encoded together in one Planctopirus ephydatiae window:
- the fae gene encoding formaldehyde-activating enzyme yields the protein MSFYIGEALAGEGNEIAHIDLMIGDKNGPVGVAFANALADQKAGHSNLLAVLTPNLAVKPATVMITKVTIKGARQAVQMFGPAQYAVAKAVADSVAEGVIPKDQAEKLVIVCGVFIHWEAADDRKIVDYNYEATKLAIARAMKNEPSADEMIAKKDSAKHPFSGI from the coding sequence ATGTCATTTTACATCGGTGAAGCACTGGCTGGCGAAGGCAACGAAATTGCCCACATCGACCTCATGATTGGTGACAAGAACGGCCCCGTCGGCGTGGCCTTTGCCAATGCCCTGGCCGACCAGAAAGCTGGACATTCAAACCTGCTGGCCGTCCTCACACCGAATCTGGCTGTCAAGCCAGCCACCGTGATGATCACCAAGGTCACGATCAAGGGTGCCCGCCAGGCTGTCCAGATGTTTGGTCCTGCCCAGTATGCAGTAGCGAAGGCTGTGGCTGATTCTGTTGCCGAAGGGGTTATTCCTAAGGATCAGGCCGAAAAGCTCGTGATTGTTTGCGGCGTGTTCATTCACTGGGAAGCCGCCGATGATCGCAAGATCGTCGACTACAACTACGAAGCGACCAAGCTCGCAATTGCTCGAGCCATGAAGAACGAGCCCAGTGCTGATGAAATGATTGCCAAGAAGGATTCCGCCAAGCATCCATTCTCTGGCATTTAG
- the coaD gene encoding pantetheine-phosphate adenylyltransferase, with the protein MTSVPLRVVYVGSFDPLTLGHLDIIRRGASLFAHLTVGIGVNPDKRPLFSPEERLEITRQVVADLPNVSVECFSGLTIDFARCSQANAILRGIRSLSDIESEFTMGLANKVLAPQLETIFFMAGERYAHISSSLIKQIALLGNSNSADRLSGFVPEAVIQPLLEKVHQVASQRK; encoded by the coding sequence ATGACCTCTGTTCCACTGCGAGTGGTCTATGTGGGGAGTTTTGATCCCCTGACGCTGGGGCATCTGGATATCATTCGGCGCGGTGCTTCGCTCTTTGCACATCTGACTGTCGGGATTGGTGTCAACCCTGATAAGCGACCTCTCTTCTCACCCGAGGAGCGGCTGGAGATCACCCGCCAGGTTGTGGCTGATCTCCCGAATGTTTCCGTTGAGTGCTTCTCCGGCCTGACGATTGATTTCGCCCGCTGCTCTCAGGCGAATGCCATTTTACGCGGGATTCGATCCCTTTCAGATATTGAATCCGAGTTCACGATGGGGCTCGCCAATAAAGTGCTGGCACCACAACTCGAGACGATCTTCTTCATGGCTGGTGAGCGGTATGCCCACATTTCGAGTTCGTTGATCAAGCAGATTGCACTGCTGGGGAATAGCAATTCTGCGGATCGACTCTCTGGGTTTGTTCCCGAGGCAGTGATTCAACCACTTCTGGAAAAAGTCCATCAGGTGGCCAGCCAGCGAAAGTGA
- a CDS encoding Gfo/Idh/MocA family oxidoreductase yields MTQRSVPKTGVDRRDFLKTTAALAGATMPYWAMTNSVRAMQSPNERPVLGCIGTGDRWYQVVGGALRYSDGAAVCDVDKSHVGKGREKVLEIHGKRNLTRDVEAYEDYRKILDRKDIDVVTIVTPDHWHSKIAIEAMQAGKDVYCEKPLTLTIQEGKQIVKVLKETKRVFQVGTQQRSEMGLNFLKAVAMIRDGRIGKVQKITCDIGGAPSSGEIPAVPTPADINWDMWLGQAPMVDFRFKQTGSKWGNSRCHYEFRWWYEYSGGKMTDWGAHHVDIASWAIEMDSSGPTSVEGISATHPCEMKDGWPQQVDRYNAATEFDVKVMCPNDVEMHIVSKSKDGNGILFEGTEGRFHVSRGAMKGKPVEDLKDNPITEEALVKIYKGKVPGNHMGNFFECIKDRTDPISDVYSHHRAMTVCHLANIAIRTGKKIDWDSQSETITNDPALNQWLSREQRKGYEINVSV; encoded by the coding sequence ATGACTCAGCGTTCCGTTCCGAAGACCGGCGTCGATCGTCGTGACTTCCTCAAAACCACGGCTGCTCTGGCCGGTGCCACGATGCCATACTGGGCGATGACCAACTCAGTCCGCGCCATGCAGAGCCCGAATGAAAGACCAGTGCTCGGTTGTATCGGAACAGGGGATCGCTGGTACCAGGTTGTGGGTGGAGCACTCCGCTATTCCGATGGTGCCGCAGTATGTGATGTCGATAAATCCCACGTCGGTAAGGGACGCGAAAAGGTTCTCGAAATCCATGGCAAACGAAATCTCACACGTGATGTCGAGGCCTACGAAGACTATCGCAAAATTCTTGACCGCAAGGATATCGATGTCGTCACGATCGTCACACCTGATCATTGGCACTCCAAAATTGCCATTGAGGCGATGCAGGCTGGCAAAGATGTCTACTGTGAGAAACCACTCACTTTGACAATTCAGGAAGGCAAACAAATCGTTAAGGTGCTCAAAGAGACCAAGCGTGTTTTCCAGGTCGGTACACAACAGCGCAGTGAAATGGGTCTGAACTTTCTCAAGGCGGTCGCGATGATTCGCGATGGCCGTATTGGAAAAGTGCAGAAAATTACCTGCGATATTGGTGGTGCTCCATCCAGTGGAGAAATTCCGGCTGTTCCCACTCCCGCCGATATCAACTGGGATATGTGGCTGGGCCAGGCGCCAATGGTCGATTTCCGTTTCAAGCAGACAGGCAGCAAATGGGGCAATAGCCGCTGCCACTATGAGTTCCGCTGGTGGTATGAGTATTCGGGTGGCAAGATGACCGACTGGGGTGCTCACCACGTCGATATTGCCAGTTGGGCCATCGAAATGGATTCCAGCGGCCCTACCTCGGTTGAAGGTATTTCGGCCACACATCCTTGCGAGATGAAAGATGGCTGGCCTCAGCAGGTCGATCGCTACAACGCTGCCACTGAATTCGACGTTAAGGTCATGTGCCCCAACGATGTCGAAATGCACATTGTCAGTAAGTCCAAAGACGGCAACGGCATTCTGTTTGAAGGAACTGAAGGTCGCTTCCACGTCAGCCGGGGTGCCATGAAGGGCAAACCCGTGGAAGATCTGAAAGACAACCCGATTACCGAAGAAGCACTCGTTAAGATTTATAAGGGAAAGGTTCCCGGTAATCACATGGGGAACTTCTTCGAATGCATCAAGGATCGAACAGATCCCATCTCGGATGTCTACTCGCATCATCGGGCCATGACGGTTTGCCATCTGGCGAACATCGCGATTCGTACAGGCAAGAAGATCGATTGGGATTCACAATCAGAAACCATCACTAACGACCCCGCTTTGAACCAGTGGCTCTCGCGCGAACAGCGTAAGGGTTATGAGATCAATGTGAGTGTCTGA
- a CDS encoding TraR/DksA family transcriptional regulator, translated as MSRNDAVAKIKKHLLLQREDLRSKIAEEMGLAYSPDDGINDLGETAALVEQSELHTQLAALETRELMQINRALALIEEGHYGVCQKCSKAIPLARLQAVPFTTVCVECQRRQEDLGDNDEDAYSVDWRKAYDHERRSNTAEYSVQDFDLASE; from the coding sequence ATGTCTCGCAATGACGCTGTCGCCAAGATCAAGAAGCACCTGCTCCTGCAACGTGAAGATCTCAGGTCGAAAATTGCAGAAGAAATGGGTCTGGCTTACTCGCCAGACGATGGCATTAATGACCTTGGTGAAACCGCTGCACTGGTGGAGCAGTCCGAGCTTCATACTCAGTTAGCCGCCTTGGAAACACGTGAGTTGATGCAAATCAACCGCGCCTTGGCACTGATTGAAGAAGGTCATTACGGAGTCTGCCAGAAATGCTCCAAAGCCATTCCTCTGGCTCGACTTCAGGCTGTCCCATTCACTACGGTTTGTGTCGAGTGCCAACGTCGTCAGGAAGATCTGGGCGACAACGACGAAGACGCTTACTCGGTCGATTGGCGTAAAGCTTACGATCATGAGCGGCGCTCCAACACAGCCGAGTACAGTGTTCAGGATTTCGATCTCGCTTCCGAATGA
- the xylA gene encoding xylose isomerase: MSYFPEISKIVYEGPKSKNPLAFKHYNADEQIEGQSMKDLLRYSVAYWHTFRGTGSDPFGGATLQKPWDDGTESVANAIKRVDVAFEFVEKLGAPFYCFHDRDVAPEGATLAESNKNLDAVVARLKEKQQETGIKLLWGTANLFSHPRYMHGAATSPNADVFAYACAQVKKALEVTHELGGENYVFWGGREGYQNLYNTDMKRELDHLAKFMHLAVEHAKAIGFKGQFLFEPKPKEPTKHQYDFDVAACMNFCRAYGLTDYVKMNIETNHATLAGHTMMHELAYASMQNALGSIDANTGDLLLGWDTDQFPTDIYLTTQCMLVILEQQGLAPGGINFDAKVRRESFEPVDLFYAHIGGMDAFARGAKIAATIRKDGVLKDFVTNRYATWDAGIGNSVESGKITFADLEKYVLEGKAVAKNQSGRQELLENIINDYIQ; encoded by the coding sequence ATGTCGTACTTTCCTGAAATCTCGAAGATCGTCTACGAAGGCCCAAAGTCTAAAAATCCGCTGGCTTTCAAGCATTACAACGCGGACGAACAGATCGAAGGGCAATCCATGAAGGATCTGCTCCGGTACAGCGTGGCCTACTGGCACACCTTCCGCGGCACCGGAAGTGATCCATTTGGTGGAGCCACTTTGCAAAAGCCCTGGGATGACGGCACAGAATCAGTGGCCAATGCCATCAAGCGGGTCGATGTGGCCTTTGAATTTGTCGAAAAGCTGGGAGCCCCGTTCTACTGCTTCCATGACCGCGATGTGGCTCCCGAAGGGGCGACACTGGCTGAGTCGAACAAGAATCTCGACGCGGTGGTCGCCAGGCTGAAAGAGAAACAGCAGGAAACCGGGATCAAGCTTCTCTGGGGCACTGCCAATCTCTTTTCGCATCCTCGATACATGCACGGTGCTGCAACCAGCCCCAATGCGGATGTTTTTGCGTATGCCTGTGCGCAAGTCAAAAAAGCTCTGGAAGTCACCCATGAACTGGGGGGTGAAAACTATGTGTTCTGGGGTGGTCGCGAAGGCTACCAGAACCTCTACAACACCGATATGAAGCGAGAACTCGACCATCTGGCCAAGTTCATGCATCTCGCCGTCGAACATGCCAAGGCCATTGGCTTCAAAGGTCAGTTCCTGTTTGAACCCAAGCCGAAAGAACCCACCAAGCACCAGTATGACTTTGATGTGGCAGCCTGTATGAACTTCTGCCGGGCTTATGGCCTGACTGATTATGTCAAAATGAACATCGAAACGAACCACGCCACGCTGGCGGGCCACACGATGATGCATGAACTGGCCTATGCCTCAATGCAGAATGCACTGGGAAGCATTGATGCCAACACTGGCGACCTGCTCCTGGGCTGGGATACCGATCAATTCCCGACAGACATTTACCTGACGACACAGTGCATGCTGGTGATCCTCGAACAACAGGGACTGGCACCCGGTGGAATCAACTTCGATGCCAAGGTTCGTCGTGAAAGCTTCGAGCCAGTGGATCTTTTCTATGCTCACATTGGTGGGATGGATGCTTTTGCTCGTGGTGCAAAGATTGCGGCCACCATTCGTAAAGATGGCGTGCTCAAGGATTTCGTGACGAATCGTTACGCCACCTGGGATGCAGGGATCGGCAACAGCGTTGAATCTGGCAAGATCACCTTTGCAGATCTGGAAAAGTACGTATTGGAAGGTAAAGCGGTTGCCAAGAATCAGTCGGGGCGACAGGAACTGCTGGAAAACATTATCAATGATTACATTCAGTAG
- a CDS encoding thioredoxin family protein: MVRVPSTMLPLGTVAPGFSLPNIDGTIVEKSAFAGDAPLLVMFICNHCPFVKHLRSGLAQLGRDYQKTALKIVAISSNDVVAYPQDDLAAMTREAAEAGYTFSYILDESQEVAKAYRAACTPDFFLFDAAHRLVYRGQFDASRPGNEIPVTGSDLRAAIDSVLKGQSPAAEQTPSIGCNIKWKPGNNPDYFPG; the protein is encoded by the coding sequence ATGGTTCGTGTCCCTTCGACCATGCTCCCTTTGGGAACTGTTGCTCCCGGATTTTCACTGCCAAACATCGATGGCACAATCGTTGAAAAAAGTGCTTTTGCTGGCGATGCACCTCTGCTGGTGATGTTCATCTGCAATCACTGTCCATTCGTGAAGCATCTGCGAAGTGGACTGGCTCAACTCGGACGTGACTACCAGAAAACAGCACTCAAAATTGTGGCCATCAGTTCCAACGATGTCGTGGCGTATCCGCAGGATGATCTCGCAGCCATGACTCGCGAAGCAGCCGAAGCGGGCTACACCTTTTCTTATATTCTCGATGAGAGTCAGGAAGTTGCCAAAGCTTACCGGGCGGCTTGCACGCCAGACTTTTTCCTGTTTGATGCAGCCCACCGGCTGGTCTACCGAGGCCAGTTTGATGCGTCTCGACCGGGTAATGAGATTCCTGTCACAGGGAGCGATCTGCGGGCAGCGATTGACTCGGTGCTCAAAGGTCAAAGTCCTGCAGCAGAACAGACACCATCCATCGGCTGTAACATCAAGTGGAAACCAGGCAACAATCCTGATTACTTCCCCGGCTGA